CACACATGATAAGAACAAGGAAACCTTTCCCGCGCAGATCTCGCCCGAGCAGTTAAGCGAGTTCTATGCGAATTACCGCAAGATCTTCGCCGAAGAGGGTGTCGTTATCGTGCGGACGTTTCTCGGTCTTGGCGAAGGACGGGCCTTCTGCCTGAACCTGGCAAAATCTACTGATGACGTAAAGCGAGCCCATGATCGAGTCGGACTTCCCTATGACTCCATTACGGAGGTTACGGGAGTCTCGCCGAACGACCTTCTCCTGAATCTATGAGATGGAAGCTCTCATATACGGAGGATTCTCGTAAATGATATTGCGTCCGATTCACGGCCCGCTTGAAAACAAGCGGGCTTTTTCCGTTGCCACAAAAACGCATTCCGGCGCAGAACGGATTATGAAAAGGCATCAGGATGCTACGAACGACGTTATAAACAGTCGCATTGCCGGACTTGTCGAATACTTCCCCTTTTTGCGCTCAGTTTCAAACGACGGACTTGCCCTGATCGGGGAGTCTCTTGAAACCGTACAGGCAAGCGGCAAACAAACGCTTATCCATCGCGGAGACGCAGTGGGTGGCGTTTATCTTGTCGAAGAGGGAGCGCTTCGCGTTTACAGTATCAGTCCACGCGGAAAAGAAAGCACTCTTTACTGGATCGAGCCCGGACAGTCCTGTATCCTTGCAATGAACTGCGTTTTCTCAAATATTCTGTACCCGGCCTGGG
This region of Leptonema illini DSM 21528 genomic DNA includes:
- a CDS encoding DUF4242 domain-containing protein; translated protein: MKLFIDTHDKNKETFPAQISPEQLSEFYANYRKIFAEEGVVIVRTFLGLGEGRAFCLNLAKSTDDVKRAHDRVGLPYDSITEVTGVSPNDLLLNL